One stretch of Paramormyrops kingsleyae isolate MSU_618 chromosome 4, PKINGS_0.4, whole genome shotgun sequence DNA includes these proteins:
- the LOC140588705 gene encoding CMRF35-like molecule 8 isoform X2: MVPLLFLLHIFFIRLPGGDSVRMFKYLTAQSGESLTIPCFYDQKYKDHVKYWCRGQLWSSCTIMTRTDSPQSSSKVSITDSPAQLVFHVIMRNLKTSDTGIYWCAVEIDGQKDDCKSLSIEVKGAWSVRTVSWVPAERGGSVTIPCYYGQKYKHHVKYWCRGRDWYSCSTLARSDSNQPAGKVSISDDPTHLVFNVTMRNLQETDSDTYWCVVEIHVAADDGVYLQLIVMEAMAVSPKQGELTTALQQTESFTSSTQQRDGLTSATKHPKGWAGTLTSTTNENLNTIQSPRDHTWHFLLHAAVALVYLLCTGVAIITWRNHRQ, encoded by the exons atggttcctctcctcttcctcctccacatCTTCTTCATTAGGCTGCCAG GTGGTGACAGTGTGAGGATGTTCAAGTATTTAACTGCACAGAGTGGAGAATCtctcaccatcccatgtttctatgatCAGAAGTATAAAGaccatgtgaaatactggtgtagAGGGCAATTATGGTCCTCCTGTACAATCATGACACGCACAGACTCACCACAGAGCTCCAGTAAAGTGTCAATCACTGATAGTCCCGCCCAGCTAGTTTTCCATGTGATCATGAGGAACCTGAAGACAAGTGACACTGGTATCTACTGGTGTGCTGTAGAGATTGATGGTCAAAAGGATGACTGTAAGTCTCTGTCAATAGAGGTTAAAG GTGCTTGGAGTGTGAGGACTGTGAGCTGGGTACctgcagagagaggaggatctgtcaccatcccatgttacTATGGTCAGAAGTATAAACACCATGTGAAGTACTGGTGTAGAGGGCGTGACTGGTATTCCTGCTCCACATTGGCACGTTCTGACTCCAATCAGCCAGCAGGGAAAGTGTCAATCAgtgatgaccccacccacctggTCTTTAATGTGACCATGAGGAACCTGCAGGAAACGGATTCTGACACTTACTGGTGTGTTGTGGAGATTCATGTGGCAGCAGATGATGGTGTCTATCTACAGCTGATTGTGATGGAAG CAATGGCAGTTTCACCCAAACAGGGAGAGCTGACTACAGCTTTACAGCAGACAGAAAGTTTTACTTCATCTACACAGCAGAGAGACGGTTTGACTTCAGCAACAAAACACCCAAAAGGATGGGCTGGTACCTTGACTTCCACCACTAATGAGAATCTGAACACCATACAGTCACCAAG AGACCACACTTGGCACTTTCTGCTTCACGCTGCTGTTGCTCTGGTCTACCTGCTGTGTACCGGAGTGGCAATTATCACCTGGAGAAACCACA GGCAGTGA
- the LOC140588705 gene encoding CMRF35-like molecule 8 isoform X1, which translates to MVPLLFLLHIFFIRLPGGDSVRMFKYLTAQSGESLTIPCFYDQKYKDHVKYWCRGQLWSSCTIMTRTDSPQSSSKVSITDSPAQLVFHVIMRNLKTSDTGIYWCAVEIDGQKDDCKSLSIEVKGAWSVRTVSWVPAERGGSVTIPCYYGQKYKHHVKYWCRGRDWYSCSTLARSDSNQPAGKVSISDDPTHLVFNVTMRNLQETDSDTYWCVVEIHVAADDGVYLQLIVMEAMAVSPKQGELTTALQQTESFTSSTQQRDGLTSATKHPKGWAGTLTSTTNENLNTIQSPRDHTWHFLLHAAVALVYLLCTGVAIITWRNHRRAAAVTAP; encoded by the exons atggttcctctcctcttcctcctccacatCTTCTTCATTAGGCTGCCAG GTGGTGACAGTGTGAGGATGTTCAAGTATTTAACTGCACAGAGTGGAGAATCtctcaccatcccatgtttctatgatCAGAAGTATAAAGaccatgtgaaatactggtgtagAGGGCAATTATGGTCCTCCTGTACAATCATGACACGCACAGACTCACCACAGAGCTCCAGTAAAGTGTCAATCACTGATAGTCCCGCCCAGCTAGTTTTCCATGTGATCATGAGGAACCTGAAGACAAGTGACACTGGTATCTACTGGTGTGCTGTAGAGATTGATGGTCAAAAGGATGACTGTAAGTCTCTGTCAATAGAGGTTAAAG GTGCTTGGAGTGTGAGGACTGTGAGCTGGGTACctgcagagagaggaggatctgtcaccatcccatgttacTATGGTCAGAAGTATAAACACCATGTGAAGTACTGGTGTAGAGGGCGTGACTGGTATTCCTGCTCCACATTGGCACGTTCTGACTCCAATCAGCCAGCAGGGAAAGTGTCAATCAgtgatgaccccacccacctggTCTTTAATGTGACCATGAGGAACCTGCAGGAAACGGATTCTGACACTTACTGGTGTGTTGTGGAGATTCATGTGGCAGCAGATGATGGTGTCTATCTACAGCTGATTGTGATGGAAG CAATGGCAGTTTCACCCAAACAGGGAGAGCTGACTACAGCTTTACAGCAGACAGAAAGTTTTACTTCATCTACACAGCAGAGAGACGGTTTGACTTCAGCAACAAAACACCCAAAAGGATGGGCTGGTACCTTGACTTCCACCACTAATGAGAATCTGAACACCATACAGTCACCAAG AGACCACACTTGGCACTTTCTGCTTCACGCTGCTGTTGCTCTGGTCTACCTGCTGTGTACCGGAGTGGCAATTATCACCTGGAGAAACCACA GGAGGGCAGCAGCAGTGACAGCTCCTTAG